One Setaria viridis chromosome 3, Setaria_viridis_v4.0, whole genome shotgun sequence DNA window includes the following coding sequences:
- the LOC117848522 gene encoding calmodulin calcium-dependent NAD kinase: MRDDGAAGSAAELLSPRLLVSPSSRVQELERFSHYVARQIGFDDVNECPHLCTLAYDYLRKNKGYEDNIFAFFQNSGDPDPLIVKFIEELDKCILGYFSFHWNYATYIITQVLTVEGVTKRRFKNMVLEATREQRFERVTRSLKVTRFFSTLVEELKAIGPSSRDDSPRNDVMVPVAHCNRSPVLLLMGGGMGAGKSTVLKDILKEAFWSGASANSVVVEADAFKETDVIYRAISSRGHHNDMLRTAELVHQSSLDAASSLLVTALNEGRDVIMDGTLSWEPFVEQTIAMARDVHRQRYRMGRGYKVSDDGTITEEYWEPVEAEDSSTEEENEATGRKPYRIELVGVVCDAYLAVVRGIRRAVITGRAVRVKSQLQSHKRFATAFRSYCSLVDNARLYSTNTLGSAKLIGWKDGGSNLLVDPEEIGCLERVSSLNEEADCVHELYADGQPTGGSSSVWQDLVMSPSRAPTQRELKAAIEKGEARFQTRIAVAAG; the protein is encoded by the exons ATGAGGGACGACGGGGCGGCGGGCTCCGCGGCGGAGCTGCTGTCGCCGCGGCTGCTGGTGTCGCCCTCCAGCCGCGTCCAGGAGCTCGAGAGGTTCTCGCATTACGTCG CTAGGCAAATTGGATTTGACGATGTCAATGAATGCCCCCACCTGTGCACACTAGCTTACGATTACCTGAGGAAGAATAAGGGCTATGAAGACAATATTTTTGCATTCTTCCAAAATAGCGGGGACCCTGACCCCCTGATTGTGAAGTTTATCGAGGAACTCGACAAGTGTATACTTGGCTACTTCTCCTTCCATTGGAACTATGCAACTTACATAATTACCCAG GTTCTCACTGTGGAAGGTGTGACCAAAAGAAGGTTCAAGAACATGGTGTTAGAGGCCACCAG GGAACAGAGATTTGAGAGGGTGACAAGAAGCTTGAAGGTCACTAGGTTTTTCTCCACACTGGTTGAGGAACTGAAGGCCATAGGACCATCTAGCCGTGATGATTCGCCACGGAATGATGTGATGGTCCCGGTAGCGCACTGCAACCGCAGCCCGGTTTTACTCCTGATGGGTGGTGGGATGGGAGCCGGCAAGAGCACTGTACTTAAAGATATCCTCAAGGA AGCATTTTGGTCTGGAGCATCAGCGAATTCAGTGGTGGTGGAGGCAGATGCATTCAAGGAAACCGATGTAATCTACCGAGCCATTAGCTCTAGAGGCCATCACAATGACATGCTGCGGACGGCAGAGCTG GTGCACCAGTCATCATTGGACGCGGCCTCCTCGCTCCTTGTCACTGCCCTCAACGAAGGCCGGGATGTGATCATGGATGGCACTCTGTCCTGGGAGCCATTCGTGGAGCAAACAATTGCCATGGCCAGGGACGTGCACAGGCAGCGGTACCGCATGGGACGCGGCTACAAGGTCAGCGATGATGGGACGATAACCGAGGAGTACTGGGAGCCGGTTGAGGCTGAGGATTCTAGTACTGAAGAGGAGAACGAGGCAACAGGAAGGAAGCCTTACCGGATCGAGCTCGTGGGTGTGGTCTGCGATGCCTATCTAGCAGTTGTCAGGGGAATCAG GAGAGCTGTAATCACCGGTAGAGCAGTGAGGGTGAAGTCACAGCTGCAGTCTCACAAGCGATTTGCTACCGCTTTCAGAAGCTACTGCAgccttgttgacaatgcaagGCTCTACAGCACCAACACCTTGGGTTCTGCTAAG TTGATAGGATGGAAGGATGGCGGGAGCAATTTGCTGGTGGATCCTGAAGAGATCGGCTGCTTAGAGAGAGTGAGCAGCTTGAACGAGGAGGCCGACTGCGTCCACGAGCTGTACGCCGACGGCCAACCGACCGGCGGCTCGTCATCAGTGTGGCAAGACCTGGTCATGTCGCCGTCGAGGGCACCGACGCAGCGGGAGCTCAAGGCTGCCATCGAGAAGGGCGAGGCGCGCTTTCAGACCCGCATTGCTGTAGCCGCTGGCTGA
- the LOC117848523 gene encoding small ribosomal subunit protein uS19, whose protein sequence is MADVDVDTEVAAAGQPKKRTFRKYSYRGVDLDALLDMSTDDLVQLFPARARRRFQRGLKRKPMALIKRLRKAKKEAPAGEKPEPVRTHLRNMIIVPEMIGSIIGVYNGKTFNQVEIKPEMIGHYLAEFSISYKPVKHGRPGIGATHSSRFIPLK, encoded by the exons ATG GCGGACGTTGACGTCGATAcggaggtcgccgccgcggggcaGCCCAAGAAGAGGACGTTCCGCAAGTACAGCTACCGCGGGGTGGACCTCGACGCCCTCCTCGAcatgtccaccgacgacctCGTCCAGCTCttccccgcccgcgcccgcagaAG GTTCCAGAGGGGCCTGAAGAGGAAGCCGATGGCTCTCATCAAGAGGCTGCGCAAGGCG AAAAAGGAAGCACCTGCTGGTGAGAAGCCTGAGCCTGTCAGGACCCATCTGCGCAACATGATCATTGTGCCAGAGATGATAGGCAGCATAATTGGAGTGTACAACGGGAAGACCTTCAACCAGGTTGAGATCAAGCCTGAGATGATTGGGCACTACCTTGCTGAATTCTCCATCAGCTACAAGCCTGTCAAGCACGGAAGGCCCGGTATCGGTGCCACCCACTCCTCTAGGTTCATCCCTCTCAAGTGA